The genomic DNA GTCGACGGTCTCGGCACGCTGATCGGCGGCATCTTCAACTCGTTTCCGCATACGTCGTTCTCGCAGAACGTCGGGCTGATCGGTGTGACGGGCGTGAAGAGCCGCTATGTATGTGCGATGGGCGGCGTGATTCTCGTGCTGCTCGGTCTCTTTCCGAAGATGGCGCAAGTCGTTGCGTCGGTGCCGGCGTTTGTGCTCGGCGGCGCCGGCATCGTGATGTTCGGCATGGTCGCGGCGAACGGCATCAAGGTGTTGTCGAAGGTAGACTTCACGAAGAACCATCACAACCTGTTTATCGTTGCGGTGAGCATCGGGCTCGGACTTGTGCCGGTCGTGTCGCCGCACTTTTTCGCGAAGCTGCCGCCGGCGCTGTCGCCGCTGCTTCATAGCGGCATTCTGCTCGCGTCGGTATCGGCGGTGGTGTTGAATCTGATCTTCAACGGCGTAAAGAGCGAACGGGCGGCCGCGCGTGAACTGCGCCGCGCGGAGCACGACTTCGAAGCCAATGCCGATGCGCGAGACGCAGCCGCGGGTGATGGGATGATGCGGGCTGCTGATTGACAGTGCGGCCGTTGTGCCGTCAGGCCGTTATGCGGCGATGCGTGGCCACACCTGGCCATTCGGCCGAATGGTGGCGAAGAGGCGACATTCATAGAATGGACCGCTCGCCTTTCCATTCCGTCACATGTCGCAACACGCACTACAGGTCGCCATCGATGAACCACCCGAGCACACGCATCGCTTCGGCGACATCTCGTTTGGCGGCGTTCGATGGGATCTGAGTCACCTCGACTCATTCACGTTCAAAACCGACCTTGGCCTCGGCACGGATATCACCGTGCTGGTGCTGTTCTCATGCCACTGCTTCACGCACAGTCTTCGTTGGGACAAGCGCCCGCAAGGCTTAATACCCGTTCGCGAAATCTATGACGATGGCAAGGAGCGACGCGTACTTGATGCTCAGAGATACGAATTATCGCGACGCTTCTTAAGAGAGGTCGTGATGACCATGCCGTCGCGTCGCATCGTCGTGGCCGACGACAGGCAACCGAATTTCGTTACGGTGGAAAACGTGAACACCGACGGCACCACGTCGCTCTACGCGATATTCTTCGAGGCGCGCAAGGATAAGAGCCGCAAGCACAGGATGGTGCTGCGCATTCAGTCTGCCTACCTGCTGGATGACGGACTCACGAAACGTCAGGCCAGCGCGAGAAGGATCGGCTTCACGACACTGCTGCGCGCAACGTATCTGGGCAAGAAGATTCGACCGTAAGAAGCCGGTGTGTGCTGGCCCAAAGCAAACCGGCGACGCGGCGCACAAAATACAGCGCCAGAAAAACCAACGGCCACCTTCCGGTGGCCGTTGTATGCGAGATTCTCTATCTACCTTTCGGCAGAACTCCCACTCCATGATGGGACCCGGTGACCCGGGCGGCGCTACGTTTTTCGCACTCGCTTGTACGTAGTTTTCAGACCAAGATTTTATCCCCGCCCTCACCCCTCGTCAAGCCAACCGCCCGGCCATTTCGATCATCCAATCAGCCAGCAGCAGCCGACGATGCAGCAGCCGGTGCAGCCGGTGCAGCCGGTGCAACACCGTAGTCGACCGGTGCATCGGCCGGCCGCGGCGCTTCGCCGGCCCGTTCGATCCATCCGCCGCCCAGTGCCTGATAGAGATCGATCAGGTTCGTGAGGCGCTGCACGCGCGCATCGGTGAGCAGCAGTTGCACCTGATAAAGATCAGTCTGCGCGGTCAGAACCGACAGATAACTGTCCACGCCATTCCGGTAGCGCAGATCCGACAGATCGAGCCGGCGTTGTTCAGCAAACGTGTCGCGCTCGAGCGCGGCAATCTGCTGATCGAACGTGCCGCGCGCCGCAAGCCCGTCGGCCACTTCGCGGAACGCGGACTGGATCGCCTTCTCGTACTGCGCGATCTGGATGTTCTTCTGCACATGCGCGAGATCGAGGTTCGCGACGTTCGCACCGCCTTCGAAGATCGGCACCGTGATCTGCGGCGCGAAGCCCCACGCGGCCGAACCGGCCTTGAAAAGACCACCGAGCGTCGGGCTCAGCGTGCCGAAGTTGCCGGTCAACGAAATGCGCGGGAAGAATGCGGCGCGCGCGGCGCCGATATTCGCGTTCGCCGCGAGCAGATTCTGCTCCGCTTCCATGATGTCCGGACGGCGCGTCAGCAGATCGGACGGCAAGCCCGCCGGAATGTCCGTTAGCAGATTCTGGTCGTTGAGCGAGCGGCCCGGCGCCAGGTCGGCCGGCAGCGGTTCGCCGACCAGCAGCACGAGCGCGTTCTCGGCCTGGGCACGCGCGCGTGCTTCGGTCTGCAGGTTCGCGCGCGCCTGTTCGACGACGGTTTCAGCCTGACGCAGATCGAGCTCGGAACCGGTGCCGGTTTCGTACTGCAGCTTCGTGATGTTGTACGAATCCTGCGCGGTGCGCAGCGTATTCTGCGTGACCTTCAACGCCTCGTCGAAGCCGAGCATCGACACATACTGGTCCGCCACCGACGACACCAGCGCGATCTCCGCCGCCTTGCGCGCCTGCGCGGTCGCAAGGTATTGCGCGAGCGCCTGGTCCTTCAGGCTCTGGATGCGCCCGAAGAAGTCGATTTCCCACGACGCGTTGAGCCCAACCGAATACTCGTTCGAGATGGTCTTGTTGAGAAACGACAGGTTCTTCGGCGTGCGCGATTTCGACTGCGATGCCGCCGCTTCGATAGCCGGGAACAGCTCCGAGCGCGTAATCTGATACTGCGCGCGCGCCGCCTGAATGTTCAGCACCGACACGCGCAGATCGCGATTGTTCTTCAGCGCGATTTCGATCAGCTGCTTGAGCCGCTCGTCGACGAAGAAGTCGCGCCAGCCGATGTCGGTTGCCGCCGCGCCGTGTGCGGAGCGCTCGGCCGATACGGGCCCCGGCTGCGTCGCGTAGACGCCGCCTTGCGGGAACGTCGTCGACACCGGCTCTGCCGGACGCTCGTACTTCGGCGCCATCGTGCAGCCGGCAGCGAACAGCGCCACCGATGCTGCGATCAAAGAATGTTTGAGCATCTTAGTGTCCTTCCTTGCCCGAGCCGCCGCCATTGTCAGCGCCGCCCGAGGGAGCGCCGCCCGACGGATCATGCGGATGATGCTCGTTGTAATGCGCGAGCGCCTCGTCCGGATCTTCCTTCTCGCCGCTGAAGCTGCCGCGGATCACGACGAAGAACATGGGGATCATGAAGATCGCGAGGAACGTCGCGGTCAACATGCCGCCGATCACGCCGGTGCCGATCGCATGCTGGCTCGCCGAGCCTGCGCCGTTACTGATCGCAAGCGGCATCACGCCGAGAATGAACGCGAGCGACGTCATCAGAATCGGCCGCAAGCGCAGGCGCGCCGCTTCGAGCGCCGCTTCGATCGGACCCATGCCCTGCCCTTGCTGCAGCTCGCGCGCGAACTCGACGATCAGAATCGCGTTCTTCGCCGACAGACCGACCGTGGTGAGCAGGCCGACCTGGAAGAACACGTCGTTCTCGAGCCCGCGCAGCGTCGCGGCGAGCAGCGCGCCGAGCACGCCGAGCGGCACGACCATGATCACCGAGAACGGAATCGACCAGCTCTCATAGAGCGCCGCCAGACACAGGAACACGACGAGGATCGAGATGCCGTACAGAATCGGCGCCTGCGAACCAGACTGGATTTCCTGGAACGACAACCCGGTCCAGTCGTAGCCGATACCCGCGGGCAACTTCTTCGCCAGCGCTTCCATCGCCGCCATCGCCTGACCCGTACTCTTGCCCGGCGCCGCCTGCCCCTGGATTTCGATCGACGAAATACCGTTGTAGCGCTCGAGCTTCGGCGAACCGTAAATCCACTTGCCGGTGGTGAATGCCGAGAACGGCACCATCCCGCCCGACGTGTTGCGCACGTACCAGTCGTTGAGATTGTCCGGCGTCATGCGGAACGGCGCGTCGGCCTGCACGTAAACCTTTTTGATCCGGCTATCGGTATCGAGAAAGTTGTTCACGTACGCCGAGGCCCATGCGATCGAGAACGTCTGATCGATCGTCGCGGGCGTCACGCCAAGCGCCAGCGCCTTTTCCCGGTCGATCGTCACCTTGAACTGCGGCGTATCGTTCAGGCCGTTCGGGCGCACCTGCGCGAGCGTCGGATCTTTCGCGGCCATGCCGAGCAGCTGGTTGCGCGCCTGCATCAGCACTTCGTGACCCAGGCCCGCGCGGTCCTGCAACTCGAAATCGAAGCCCGCCGCCGTGCCGAGTTCCGGAATCGAAGGCGGGTTCACCGGGAACACGGTGGCCGTCTTATAGGTCGAGAAATGCTGGAAGAGACGGCCGACCAGCGCCTGCACCTTCTGATCCGAATGCTGACGCTGCGCATAGTCCTTCATCCGCACGAACACGAGGCCTGAGTTCTGGCCGCGGCCCGCAAAGCTGAAGCCGTTCACCGTGAAGGTCGACTCGACAATGGCCTTTTCGTCGTTGAGCAGGTAGTCGGAGACGTCTTTCAGCGCGCGCGCTGTCGTCTCCTGCGTCGAGCCGACCGGCGTCTGCACGAGCACGAACATCGTGCCCTGGTCTTCATCGGGCAGGAACGACTTCGGCAGGCGCGCGAACAGCATGCCCACCGCGACGATCACCACGAGATAGATGATGAGCCAGCGGCTCGAGCGCTTGATCACATGGTGCACGCCCTGGTGATACCGGTCGCGGCTCTTGTCGAAGTTCCGGTTGAACCAGCCGAAGAAACCCTTCTTCTCTTCGTGATGACCCTGCGGAATCGGCTTCAGGATCGTCGCGCACAGCGCCGGCGTCAGAATCAGGGCGACGAGCACGGACAACACCATCGCCGCGACGATGGTCAGCGAGAACTGCCGGTAAATCGCCCCGACCGACCCGCCCGAGAACGCGACCGGCAC from Paraburkholderia edwinii includes the following:
- a CDS encoding efflux RND transporter permease subunit, encoding MAKFFIDRPIFAWVIAIVLMLAGLASIFTLPIAQYPTIAPPSIQISATYPGASAKTVENTVTQVIEQQMSGLDHLLYLSSTSDDSGTATITLTFAAGTNPDIAQVQVQNKLQLATPLLPQVVQQLGTKVTKSSSSFLLVLAFVSQDGSMSKYDLANYVASHIQDPLSRIDGVGTVTLFGTQYAMRIWLDANKLTNYSLTPVDVQNAILAQNVQVAGGSLGGTPSIPGQVLQATITEASLLSTPEQFGDILLKVNQDGSQVRLKDVARIDLGGENYNFDTKYNGAPTAGFGIQLATGANALQTAKLVRQKIDQLAPYFPHGLVVKYPYDTTPFVRLSIEEVVKTLLEGIVLVFLVMYLFLQNLRATLIPTIAVPVVLLGTFAIMSVVGFSINVLSMFGLVLAIGLLVDDAIVVVENVERVMSEEGLSPRDATRKAMDQITGALIGVALVLSAVFVPVAFSGGSVGAIYRQFSLTIVAAMVLSVLVALILTPALCATILKPIPQGHHEEKKGFFGWFNRNFDKSRDRYHQGVHHVIKRSSRWLIIYLVVIVAVGMLFARLPKSFLPDEDQGTMFVLVQTPVGSTQETTARALKDVSDYLLNDEKAIVESTFTVNGFSFAGRGQNSGLVFVRMKDYAQRQHSDQKVQALVGRLFQHFSTYKTATVFPVNPPSIPELGTAAGFDFELQDRAGLGHEVLMQARNQLLGMAAKDPTLAQVRPNGLNDTPQFKVTIDREKALALGVTPATIDQTFSIAWASAYVNNFLDTDSRIKKVYVQADAPFRMTPDNLNDWYVRNTSGGMVPFSAFTTGKWIYGSPKLERYNGISSIEIQGQAAPGKSTGQAMAAMEALAKKLPAGIGYDWTGLSFQEIQSGSQAPILYGISILVVFLCLAALYESWSIPFSVIMVVPLGVLGALLAATLRGLENDVFFQVGLLTTVGLSAKNAILIVEFARELQQGQGMGPIEAALEAARLRLRPILMTSLAFILGVMPLAISNGAGSASQHAIGTGVIGGMLTATFLAIFMIPMFFVVIRGSFSGEKEDPDEALAHYNEHHPHDPSGGAPSGGADNGGGSGKEGH
- a CDS encoding efflux transporter outer membrane subunit, whose product is MLKHSLIAASVALFAAGCTMAPKYERPAEPVSTTFPQGGVYATQPGPVSAERSAHGAAATDIGWRDFFVDERLKQLIEIALKNNRDLRVSVLNIQAARAQYQITRSELFPAIEAAASQSKSRTPKNLSFLNKTISNEYSVGLNASWEIDFFGRIQSLKDQALAQYLATAQARKAAEIALVSSVADQYVSMLGFDEALKVTQNTLRTAQDSYNITKLQYETGTGSELDLRQAETVVEQARANLQTEARARAQAENALVLLVGEPLPADLAPGRSLNDQNLLTDIPAGLPSDLLTRRPDIMEAEQNLLAANANIGAARAAFFPRISLTGNFGTLSPTLGGLFKAGSAAWGFAPQITVPIFEGGANVANLDLAHVQKNIQIAQYEKAIQSAFREVADGLAARGTFDQQIAALERDTFAEQRRLDLSDLRYRNGVDSYLSVLTAQTDLYQVQLLLTDARVQRLTNLIDLYQALGGGWIERAGEAPRPADAPVDYGVAPAAPAAPAAASSAAAG